In the Methanococcus maripaludis genome, one interval contains:
- a CDS encoding pyridoxal phosphate-dependent aminotransferase codes for MRTDIVSSGVGELSYEIREIVKVANEAKKSGLEIVWENIGDPIAKGEKLPLWIKEIVSETTMDDSSYGYCPTRGLLETREFLTDLNNSRNGAQITPEEIVFFNGLGDAITNIYGLMRKECRVIGPTPAYSTHSSAEGLYSNCRPVMYELDKDDGWNPDIDDLRNKVKYNPSIASILLINPGNPTGAVYSKKVLSEVVDIANEYDLFILADEIYSNLVYNGKKHNYLSEVLDDVPGISLKGISKDLPWPGSRCGWTEFYNTESDELFKKYTENICKFKMIEVCSTTLPQKVIPKIMSDKRYKSYLEERKSYYEKASNYAYDKMKNIDGLNVNRTDGAFYNTIVLEKEYLNENQSLKIQDSGLKNYVESISKGIPEDKRFVYYLLASTGICGVPLTSFCSEHNGMRFTLLERDEEKRNWVFETIAEKVEEYFNSTN; via the coding sequence GATCCTATTGCCAAAGGAGAAAAGCTTCCCCTCTGGATAAAAGAAATAGTTTCAGAAACCACAATGGATGATAGTTCTTATGGGTACTGTCCTACAAGAGGTCTTTTAGAAACTAGGGAGTTTTTAACCGATTTAAACAATAGCAGAAATGGAGCACAGATCACACCCGAAGAAATCGTGTTTTTTAACGGTCTAGGGGATGCTATCACGAATATTTACGGATTGATGAGAAAAGAATGCAGAGTAATTGGTCCAACACCTGCATACTCCACGCATTCTTCTGCAGAAGGGCTTTATTCAAACTGTAGGCCTGTAATGTATGAATTGGATAAAGATGACGGATGGAATCCGGATATTGATGATTTGAGAAATAAGGTAAAATACAATCCTTCAATAGCATCAATTTTACTGATAAATCCTGGAAACCCGACCGGTGCAGTTTATTCAAAAAAAGTACTGAGTGAAGTTGTAGATATTGCAAATGAATACGATCTTTTCATTTTAGCTGATGAAATATATTCAAACCTCGTTTACAATGGAAAAAAACATAACTACTTATCGGAAGTTTTAGACGACGTTCCAGGAATTTCTTTAAAGGGAATTTCTAAGGATTTACCATGGCCAGGTTCAAGGTGTGGTTGGACAGAGTTTTACAATACTGAAAGCGATGAATTATTCAAGAAATACACTGAAAACATCTGCAAGTTCAAAATGATTGAGGTATGTTCAACGACTCTTCCTCAAAAGGTAATCCCAAAGATAATGTCTGATAAACGATACAAATCATACCTCGAAGAAAGGAAAAGCTACTACGAAAAAGCTTCAAATTACGCATACGATAAAATGAAAAATATTGATGGATTAAATGTAAACAGAACAGATGGTGCATTTTACAACACCATAGTTTTGGAAAAAGAATATTTAAATGAAAACCAATCTTTGAAAATCCAAGATAGTGGACTTAAAAACTATGTCGAATCAATTTCAAAAGGAATTCCCGAAGATAAAAGATTTGTATACTACTTACTTGCATCTACGGGAATTTGTGGCGTTCCTTTAACGTCATTCTGTTCGGAACACAATGGGATGAGATTCACGCTTCTTGAACGAGACGAAGAAAAGAGAAATTGGGTCTTTGAAACAATCGCAGAAAAAGTTGAAGAATACTTTAATAGCACCAACTAA